The proteins below are encoded in one region of bacterium:
- a CDS encoding glucose 1-dehydrogenase, giving the protein MKAIAVIPGKPNSMHLREVPKPKVSDVPNGRGVLVKVLRVGVDGTDKEINAAEYGAAPPGYDYLITGHESFGVVAEVGPNVTELKAGDYVVATVRRPGSSLYDQIGTYDMTTDDLYYERGINLRHGFLSEYFVEDPEYLVKFPRGLKEVGVLLEPTTVVEKGIAQAYEIQRRLRVWRPRKAAVMGAGTVGLLATLVLRLRGLEVVTFGRTPKPYLNSDLLEALGARYESTTSISILAGAQQYGPFDLIFEATGSSAVVFESMQALGKNGVLVLASVTGGGKSIEVPADKINLEYVLGNKVTVGTVNANREYFEMGVKDLAHAEAEYRGWLRRLLTHPVKGLENYQEMLDKLTTAKGAIKVFCEVAEL; this is encoded by the coding sequence ATGAAAGCCATTGCCGTTATTCCCGGAAAGCCCAATTCCATGCACTTGCGGGAAGTGCCCAAGCCGAAAGTATCGGACGTGCCAAATGGCCGCGGCGTGCTGGTGAAAGTGCTGCGCGTCGGGGTTGATGGCACGGACAAGGAGATCAATGCCGCCGAATACGGCGCCGCGCCGCCGGGTTACGACTATCTCATCACCGGCCACGAATCCTTTGGCGTCGTTGCAGAGGTGGGGCCGAATGTGACCGAGCTGAAAGCGGGCGACTATGTCGTGGCAACCGTGCGGCGTCCCGGTAGCTCGCTCTATGATCAGATCGGCACCTACGACATGACCACCGACGACCTGTACTACGAGCGCGGAATCAATCTGCGTCACGGCTTCCTGTCCGAATACTTCGTCGAGGATCCCGAGTATCTCGTCAAATTTCCGCGCGGCTTGAAGGAAGTTGGCGTCTTGCTGGAGCCCACCACTGTGGTGGAGAAAGGCATTGCGCAGGCTTATGAGATTCAGCGCCGGTTGCGTGTCTGGCGCCCACGCAAGGCCGCAGTGATGGGCGCAGGCACAGTCGGTTTGCTGGCAACACTGGTCTTGCGCCTGCGCGGACTCGAAGTCGTGACGTTCGGGCGAACACCCAAGCCCTATCTCAATTCCGACTTGCTCGAGGCCCTGGGCGCGCGCTACGAATCGACCACCAGCATCTCGATTCTCGCGGGCGCGCAGCAGTATGGTCCTTTTGACCTCATTTTTGAAGCCACCGGCTCATCCGCCGTGGTTTTCGAGAGCATGCAGGCGCTGGGCAAAAACGGTGTGCTGGTGCTCGCCAGCGTTACCGGCGGCGGCAAGAGCATCGAAGTGCCGGCGGACAAAATCAATCTCGAATACGTGCTGGGCAACAAGGTCACCGTCGGCACGGTCAATGCCAATCGTGAGTATTTTGAAATGGGCGTGAAAGACTTGGCGCATGCCGAGGCCGAATACCGCGGCTGGCTCAGGCGCCTGCTCACTCATCCGGTCAAAGGGCTGGAAAACTACCAGGAGATGCTCGACAAACTCACCACTGCCAAGGGCGCCATCAAGGTCTTTTGCGAGGTGGCGGAATTGTAG
- a CDS encoding sigma 54-interacting transcriptional regulator, translated as MEPSKELERTMLLSHFTIEKDPDAILWIDSEDTLHRVNEATCRMLGYAPEEMVGKKPPELGFGLDPAYIEEIRENLRQHGIVRFERTIETRDGRQLPVEVAGSLVKFENQEYVCWFARDITERRKAEAALKQAFREIEQLKNRLQEENVYLQQEIKLTHNFEAIIGKSRQIQEVLHAVEHVAETDATVLIQGETGTGKELIARAIHNISMRHDRPLVKVNCAALPASLIESELFGHEKGAFTGALKSKVGRFELANGGTIFLDEIGELPIEMQVKLLRVIQSGEFDRLGGTQTLHTDVRIIAATNRDLEKAVAEKTFREDLFYRLNVFPIRVPPLRERREDLPLLVEYFVREYAKKIGREINVIPRSVLSTLENYNWPGNIRELENIIERGVILSHGHQLEIGNWFHGESQPEEEKQLRTLTELERAHILKVLDSTRWRVSGPNGAAQILGINPQTLVSRMKKLGIQRMPANEL; from the coding sequence ATGGAACCTTCCAAAGAGTTGGAAAGGACCATGCTCCTTTCCCACTTTACCATCGAAAAGGATCCTGATGCCATTCTCTGGATCGATTCCGAAGATACGCTGCATCGCGTCAACGAAGCAACCTGCCGCATGCTTGGTTATGCGCCAGAGGAGATGGTCGGTAAGAAGCCGCCAGAGCTTGGCTTTGGACTCGATCCGGCCTATATCGAGGAAATTCGGGAGAATCTCAGGCAGCATGGCATCGTAAGATTCGAGCGCACCATCGAGACCAGAGACGGTCGACAGCTTCCTGTTGAAGTCGCGGGAAGTCTGGTCAAATTCGAAAACCAGGAATATGTTTGCTGGTTTGCGCGCGACATTACCGAACGCCGGAAGGCTGAGGCGGCTCTAAAACAAGCCTTCCGTGAAATAGAGCAGTTAAAAAATCGCCTGCAAGAGGAAAATGTTTATTTGCAGCAGGAGATCAAGCTCACGCACAACTTTGAGGCCATCATCGGCAAGAGCCGCCAAATTCAAGAAGTGCTGCACGCGGTCGAGCACGTCGCGGAGACGGACGCGACCGTTCTGATTCAAGGCGAAACCGGCACCGGCAAGGAGCTGATCGCGCGCGCTATCCATAACATCAGTATGCGTCATGATCGCCCTTTGGTTAAAGTCAACTGTGCGGCGCTTCCGGCCAGCCTGATCGAAAGCGAGCTTTTCGGCCATGAAAAGGGCGCTTTTACCGGCGCGTTGAAATCCAAGGTTGGCCGCTTCGAGCTGGCAAACGGCGGCACCATCTTTCTTGATGAAATCGGCGAGCTGCCGATTGAGATGCAGGTCAAATTGCTGCGGGTCATCCAGAGCGGTGAGTTTGATCGTCTCGGCGGCACGCAAACGTTGCACACCGATGTGCGCATCATTGCCGCAACCAACCGCGACTTGGAAAAGGCAGTCGCCGAAAAGACTTTCCGCGAAGACTTGTTCTATCGCCTGAACGTTTTTCCAATTCGCGTCCCACCGCTCCGCGAAAGACGCGAAGACCTCCCGCTGCTGGTGGAGTATTTTGTCCGGGAATACGCCAAGAAGATTGGACGGGAAATCAACGTCATACCTCGCAGCGTCTTGTCCACTTTAGAGAATTACAATTGGCCTGGCAATATCCGCGAGCTGGAAAACATCATTGAACGCGGCGTGATACTGTCTCATGGCCATCAGCTTGAAATCGGCAATTGGTTTCATGGCGAATCTCAGCCGGAAGAGGAAAAACAGCTCCGCACCTTAACTGAATTGGAACGCGCCCACATCTTGAAGGTGCTGGATTCCACGCGCTGGCGGGTCAGTGGTCCAAATGGCGCGGCTCAAATCCTCGGAATCAATCCCCAAACTTTGGTTTCCCGCATGAAGAAATTGGGGATTCAACGCATGCCCGCCAATGAATTATGA
- a CDS encoding DUF3883 domain-containing protein — protein MNGKISNEEWLVFERPAIGTDQQQIGKVEIAYKVEADEKTGQKQIIPISDSNLFVFFATEKETHLGFLVQGPYRTTPSRDNIPKDDEWNIKLVEETAILLRESLTKLREMNLLTVNALEAMPLNRVQFSKDHMFHPFFASVRDALASEALIPRYKGDFVSGKNAKIANSADLRQLLGPSQLEFFYEAKSPLNWVSDEISEYKTRELREYLMKELGVEEFTSQTLASKFTERFIANQSDEWLIDFYRYLLDQRALWSTGGTLRKKPFIRLEDGAHASPFDDQDRPNAFLPGDSPTDFPTVKKVICQNEQALDFLNKLGLKKPDIVDDVIQHVLPKYSQENTKTISDATYQDDIARILNAYNTDSRQRRDELITKLKASHFVRCRNAVSNEIQFCDPKKVYFPTEILMQFFEGNSEIWFLDEALPIMKDEKIAEMLVECVANKTLKRIAKELSWEEREEIRKRVAVDWNPKKQEVYDYTIEGLSEFLAKLNDGTFDIAKQKSLLLWNLLCEVADGLSEYRRDEFFQGTFSWQYYSRNTRHFDAYFLLQLRQISWLPAHDGTFKRPSEICFSELPKEFTPQACLQSKLGFKPEAINLLAKEANIDPAILDFIRNNNVSLEKLRRHFEPTKAFVSGTEGTTKPFGGLEVDTPKKPSSVTQANSNAGNGSLIEGLDRMNDENKEPEAAKIDVTNPNDRSQTKFKTYAYVSPVSPNDTNGAAEPAPVEKRIAVDNAGINHVLEFERKNGRFPDLKSHSHPGFDIVSKDIADHVVRYIEVKSVSGDWGEQGVTLSKTQFEKAAALGDRYWLYVVERAVQDDFQIHCLQNPACQVHQFVYDNGWKALAEENGEHAKSGLDSGISQT, from the coding sequence GTGAACGGGAAAATTTCAAACGAAGAATGGCTTGTATTCGAGCGCCCTGCTATTGGAACTGATCAGCAGCAAATTGGCAAGGTCGAAATCGCCTACAAAGTCGAGGCGGATGAGAAAACGGGGCAAAAACAGATTATTCCGATTTCGGATTCGAATTTATTTGTATTTTTTGCCACGGAAAAAGAAACGCATCTCGGATTTCTTGTGCAAGGCCCTTACCGCACAACACCGAGCCGTGACAATATTCCCAAGGATGATGAATGGAACATAAAACTTGTTGAGGAGACGGCCATTCTTCTGCGAGAGTCACTGACAAAACTTCGCGAAATGAATTTGCTTACTGTCAATGCTCTTGAGGCCATGCCGTTAAACCGAGTTCAGTTCAGCAAGGATCACATGTTCCATCCGTTCTTTGCGAGCGTTCGAGATGCCCTCGCCTCCGAGGCGTTGATTCCCCGTTACAAAGGAGATTTCGTTTCCGGCAAGAATGCCAAAATTGCCAACAGCGCTGATTTACGTCAATTGTTAGGGCCATCACAACTCGAGTTCTTTTATGAGGCGAAGAGCCCATTGAACTGGGTTAGCGATGAAATCTCAGAGTACAAAACACGCGAACTGCGCGAATATTTGATGAAGGAATTGGGCGTTGAAGAGTTCACTTCACAAACTCTGGCTTCAAAGTTTACCGAGAGATTTATCGCGAATCAAAGCGACGAATGGCTGATTGATTTTTACAGGTATCTTCTCGACCAGCGCGCACTTTGGAGCACGGGCGGAACGCTTCGGAAAAAGCCCTTTATTCGTTTGGAAGACGGCGCTCATGCTTCTCCGTTTGATGATCAAGATAGACCCAATGCTTTTTTGCCTGGAGATTCCCCAACTGATTTTCCAACGGTCAAAAAAGTGATTTGTCAAAATGAACAAGCTTTGGATTTTCTCAACAAGCTCGGTCTCAAGAAACCCGATATTGTGGATGATGTCATTCAGCACGTTCTTCCAAAATACTCCCAGGAGAATACAAAAACTATTTCAGACGCCACTTATCAAGATGATATTGCTAGAATTTTGAACGCTTATAATACCGATTCCCGCCAACGTCGAGATGAATTAATAACCAAATTAAAAGCAAGTCACTTCGTGCGATGTCGGAATGCCGTTAGTAATGAGATTCAATTCTGCGATCCGAAGAAAGTTTATTTCCCGACGGAGATTCTAATGCAATTCTTCGAAGGCAATTCTGAAATCTGGTTCTTGGATGAAGCATTGCCCATTATGAAAGATGAAAAAATTGCTGAGATGCTTGTCGAGTGCGTTGCAAACAAAACGCTGAAAAGAATTGCGAAAGAGCTGAGTTGGGAGGAGCGCGAAGAAATACGAAAGCGAGTTGCTGTTGACTGGAACCCAAAGAAACAGGAAGTGTATGACTACACGATTGAAGGATTGTCCGAATTCCTTGCGAAGCTGAATGATGGCACCTTTGACATCGCCAAACAAAAATCGCTACTCTTGTGGAATTTGCTTTGTGAAGTAGCCGATGGCCTTAGTGAATATAGACGTGATGAGTTTTTTCAAGGAACTTTCAGTTGGCAGTACTATAGCAGAAATACACGTCATTTTGATGCGTACTTTTTGCTACAACTGCGACAGATATCATGGTTGCCTGCGCATGATGGCACTTTCAAAAGACCATCAGAGATTTGCTTCAGTGAATTGCCCAAAGAGTTCACACCTCAAGCCTGCTTACAATCTAAGCTCGGGTTCAAGCCGGAAGCGATTAATCTTCTTGCAAAAGAGGCCAACATTGACCCAGCTATACTTGACTTTATCCGGAACAATAATGTTTCTTTAGAGAAACTGAGGAGACATTTTGAGCCTACGAAAGCATTTGTGAGTGGCACTGAAGGCACTACAAAACCATTTGGCGGATTGGAAGTTGATACCCCCAAAAAACCTTCATCAGTAACACAAGCCAATTCAAATGCTGGTAATGGCAGTCTTATAGAAGGGCTTGATCGAATGAATGATGAAAATAAAGAGCCGGAGGCTGCAAAAATAGACGTGACTAACCCAAACGACCGTTCGCAGACGAAGTTCAAAACCTACGCTTATGTTTCTCCAGTTTCTCCAAATGATACGAATGGGGCCGCAGAACCAGCGCCTGTAGAGAAGCGAATCGCAGTGGATAATGCTGGTATCAATCACGTTCTTGAGTTCGAGCGAAAGAATGGAAGGTTTCCAGATCTAAAATCGCATTCACATCCTGGTTTTGATATTGTGTCGAAAGATATTGCTGACCATGTGGTCCGATATATCGAAGTAAAATCTGTTTCAGGAGACTGGGGAGAGCAGGGTGTTACGTTGTCGAAAACTCAGTTCGAGAAGGCGGCGGCGCTTGGTGACCGTTATTGGCTTTACGTTGTTGAGCGAGCCGTACAGGATGATTTCCAAATTCATTGCCTACAAAATCCGGCCTGCCAAGTGCACCAATTCGTATATGATAATGGCTGGAAAGCTTTGGCGGAGGAGAATGGGGAACACGCGAAGTCCGGCTTGGACAGCGGGATTTCTCAAACTTGA